One window from the genome of Streptomyces sp. NBC_01476 encodes:
- a CDS encoding LysR family transcriptional regulator, with translation MERYEIEAFLTLAEELHFGRTAVRLRVTTARVSQVISKLERRVGAPLFERTSRSVALTPIGQRLHDDLRPAFERLEAALATAVAAGRGVTGVLRVGFVGAAAGQLMDLATDPFRGRHPDCEVAILEVRLGEALTRLRADELDVLITCLPLTGPDLANGPVLLSEPRLLAVPAAHPLAGRGSVSVEDLAEVAVLRAPCSLPDHWREPGSPRLTPAGRAIPEGGSAATFPEILALVGAGRGVFPVGAHATRSHARDDVAFVPFHDTPTLDWGPVWRASRANARIRAFAEAAGPPVRQRA, from the coding sequence GTGGAGCGGTACGAGATCGAGGCGTTCCTGACTCTCGCCGAGGAACTGCACTTCGGGCGGACCGCGGTCCGGCTGCGGGTGACCACCGCCCGGGTCAGCCAGGTGATCAGCAAGCTGGAACGCCGGGTCGGCGCGCCGCTGTTCGAGCGGACCAGCCGCAGCGTGGCGCTGACCCCGATCGGACAGCGGCTCCACGACGACCTGCGGCCCGCGTTCGAGCGGCTGGAGGCGGCGCTGGCCACCGCGGTCGCGGCCGGCCGCGGGGTCACCGGGGTGCTGCGGGTCGGCTTCGTCGGGGCCGCCGCCGGTCAGCTGATGGATCTGGCCACCGATCCGTTCCGCGGCCGGCACCCGGACTGCGAGGTGGCGATCCTCGAAGTGCGGCTGGGCGAGGCGCTGACCCGGCTGCGGGCGGACGAGCTGGACGTCCTGATCACCTGTCTCCCGCTGACCGGGCCCGATCTGGCGAACGGTCCGGTGCTGCTCTCCGAGCCGCGGCTGCTGGCGGTGCCGGCCGCGCATCCGCTGGCCGGGCGGGGTTCCGTGTCGGTGGAGGACCTGGCGGAGGTGGCGGTGCTGCGGGCGCCCTGTTCGCTGCCCGACCACTGGCGGGAGCCGGGTTCGCCGCGCCTGACGCCGGCCGGCCGGGCGATCCCGGAAGGCGGCTCGGCGGCGACCTTCCCGGAGATCCTGGCGCTGGTCGGGGCAGGCCGGGGTGTCTTCCCGGTCGGCGCGCACGCCACCCGGTCGCACGCCAGGGACGACGTGGCCTTCGTCCCCTTCCACGACACACCCACGCTGGACTGGGGGCCGGTGTGGCGGGCGTCCCGGGCGAACGCCAGGATCCGGGCGTTCGCCGAGGCCGCGGGGCCGCCGGTCCGGCAGCGGGCGTGA
- a CDS encoding phosphodiester glycosidase family protein, translating into MSQGGIAERQADPDAGEPGGGPARARRRRRLLPWKHKRDLTPAQLRRRKLTTRGALGVCVICAGTLGWSVGKALTYPGKDSTTARLAEWARDHELGFVVDQLEDWQYRMNPPKVGGSLSPDALARMNATAPVSGPSPAHVAAQPLVPLHAPLPAPVSPALPGEGVYRTLASSHGEPIVQGTYVRPDGEHTSYEAAVAWISGTYSRFELHPGFREPGETFDVPPTIPKGERAGLVATWNGGFRITDGGSRGGFYLDGKTAGRLRDGAASEVFYRDGSIKIGVWGRDVRMTPDVVGVRQCLELMVDGGKVVPDIDDDAKWGVSDQSKNYVPRSGVGVTAQGDIIMVVGQALSAHTLADLMQRAGAVRAMPLDMNRAWPSFMSYDGTADPANPKPTNILDFEDPPDRYYVQATRDFVAVYGR; encoded by the coding sequence ATGAGCCAGGGCGGGATCGCGGAGCGGCAGGCGGACCCGGACGCCGGTGAGCCGGGCGGCGGCCCCGCCCGTGCCCGGCGCCGCAGAAGGCTGCTGCCCTGGAAGCACAAACGGGACCTGACACCGGCCCAGCTGCGCCGCCGCAAGCTCACCACCCGCGGCGCCCTCGGCGTCTGCGTGATCTGCGCCGGCACCCTCGGCTGGTCGGTCGGCAAGGCGCTCACCTACCCCGGCAAGGACAGCACCACCGCCCGGCTCGCCGAATGGGCACGCGACCACGAACTCGGCTTCGTGGTCGACCAACTGGAGGACTGGCAGTACCGGATGAACCCGCCCAAGGTCGGGGGCTCGCTCTCCCCCGACGCGCTGGCCCGGATGAACGCCACCGCCCCCGTATCCGGCCCGTCCCCCGCCCATGTGGCGGCCCAGCCGCTGGTCCCGCTGCACGCCCCGCTGCCCGCACCGGTCAGCCCCGCACTGCCCGGCGAAGGCGTCTACCGCACCCTCGCCAGCTCCCACGGCGAGCCCATCGTCCAGGGCACCTACGTCCGCCCGGACGGCGAGCACACCTCGTACGAGGCCGCCGTCGCCTGGATCAGCGGCACGTACTCCCGCTTCGAGCTGCACCCCGGCTTCCGCGAGCCCGGCGAGACCTTCGACGTGCCCCCGACCATCCCCAAGGGCGAGCGGGCCGGCCTGGTCGCCACCTGGAACGGCGGCTTCCGGATCACCGACGGGGGCTCCCGCGGCGGCTTCTACCTCGACGGCAAGACCGCCGGCCGGCTGCGCGACGGCGCCGCCTCCGAGGTCTTCTACCGCGACGGCTCCATCAAGATCGGCGTCTGGGGCCGGGACGTCCGGATGACCCCCGACGTGGTGGGCGTCCGGCAGTGCCTGGAACTGATGGTCGACGGCGGCAAGGTGGTGCCCGACATCGACGACGACGCCAAGTGGGGCGTCAGCGACCAGAGCAAGAACTACGTGCCCAGGTCCGGTGTCGGCGTCACCGCCCAGGGCGACATCATCATGGTCGTCGGCCAGGCGCTCTCCGCGCACACCCTCGCCGACCTCATGCAGCGGGCCGGCGCGGTCCGCGCGATGCCACTGGACATGAACCGGGCCTGGCCGTCCTTCATGTCCTACGACGGCACCGCGGACCCCGCCAACCCGAAGCCCACCAACATCCTCGACTTCGAGGACCCGCCGGACCGCTACTACGTCCAGGCCACCCGTGACTTCGTGGCGGTCTACGGCCGCTGA
- a CDS encoding beta-ketoacyl-ACP synthase III → MTAEITVPVGARHTRILGVGAYRPRRIVDNAEVCQYIDSSDEWIRARTGIRTRRWASPDETLGAMAEHAASKAIAAAGLVPGDITCVIAATFTHLMQTPAIATEIAHRIGATRAAGFDVSAGCAGFVHGVVLASDAVRARGGHVLVVGVERMTDILDMTDRSTAFIFGDGAGAVVIGPSDTPGIGPAVWGADGGQADAISQSVPWDVLKKDPGHPFPALRQDGQRVFRWAVYEMAKVARRTLDESGISPEQLDAFIPHQANERIIDSMTRSMGLPERVVVAKDIVTSGNTSGASIPLAMEAVLASGEVVAGDTALLLGYGAGLSYAAVVATLP, encoded by the coding sequence ATGACTGCTGAGATCACCGTGCCCGTGGGCGCCCGGCACACCCGGATCCTCGGCGTCGGCGCCTACCGGCCCCGGCGGATCGTCGACAACGCCGAGGTGTGCCAGTACATCGACTCCTCCGACGAGTGGATCCGGGCCAGGACCGGGATCAGGACCCGTCGCTGGGCGAGTCCCGACGAGACGCTCGGGGCGATGGCGGAACACGCCGCGAGCAAGGCCATCGCCGCGGCCGGACTGGTCCCGGGCGACATCACCTGCGTGATCGCGGCGACCTTCACCCATCTGATGCAGACTCCGGCCATCGCGACCGAGATCGCCCACCGGATCGGCGCGACCCGGGCGGCCGGCTTCGACGTCTCCGCGGGCTGCGCCGGCTTCGTGCACGGGGTGGTGCTCGCCTCCGACGCGGTGCGGGCCCGCGGCGGTCACGTCCTGGTGGTCGGGGTCGAACGGATGACCGACATCCTCGACATGACCGACCGTTCCACCGCCTTCATCTTCGGCGACGGCGCGGGCGCGGTCGTGATCGGCCCCTCCGACACACCCGGCATCGGCCCGGCCGTCTGGGGCGCGGACGGCGGACAGGCCGACGCGATCTCCCAGAGCGTGCCCTGGGACGTACTGAAGAAGGATCCCGGGCATCCTTTTCCCGCGCTGCGGCAGGACGGGCAGCGGGTCTTCCGCTGGGCGGTGTACGAGATGGCCAAGGTCGCCCGCCGGACCCTGGACGAATCAGGCATCAGCCCCGAGCAGTTGGACGCCTTCATCCCGCACCAGGCGAACGAGCGGATCATCGACAGCATGACCCGCTCGATGGGGCTGCCAGAACGGGTCGTCGTCGCCAAGGACATCGTGACCAGCGGCAACACCTCGGGTGCGTCCATCCCGCTGGCCATGGAGGCGGTGCTGGCCTCCGGCGAGGTGGTCGCGGGCGACACGGCGCTGCTGCTCGGTTACGGTGCCGGTCTTTCGTACGCCGCGGTGGTCGCCACTCTTCCCTGA
- a CDS encoding ATP-binding protein has translation MKGNVPQETTSFVGRAPELARLDAALARHRLVTLTGPGGVGKTRLAQRVASGATAGQRPGRIGSAESGAESGAGAGPEAATGTHAGTTAGDDPAAEAEADTAAEARAGGSVAVQGDIRFPDGTWWADLATLDGPGLLLETVSDALDLADHSPRMPVEALCEWLADKRLLLVLDSCEHLVDACAHLVGELLTAAPGLTVLATSRRPLSSRVEEIQEVSPLPAGGPEALDLFTERVTGRLGPGPLAEPGAPEAADSICRRLEGIPLAIELAAAQVGPAPVTEIAARLGSRFDVLARSGFVWPRRHQTLRTAIGWSHELCAPLERLLWARLTVFRGAFDLDAARAVAAGGPLSSGQVAPTLRRLVDQSVVRRISTDDGDRYRMLDTLREYGHEWLCELGEVAATAERHAEHFTGLARRADAGWPGPDQIPGYRMIEDTHTDLRTALDHWLAHDPAKAAELAGLLVYFWTCCGHLKEARSYLERALAVHTVPGPARTQAVIGFGVTVALQGDYDLAATVSAEAQAAAEADGAEEGLLGAAALGGLLAMLTGQPQKAIDTVRAALSAAPGSAFGSPDRLRCNLVEVLSLTALGSFAEGRARALELREHCVRAGEVWTRSYLDYQLSVVALFSAAPADAAAYARTMLESKRLLGDAFGIALGLDLLAAALAADGQAEQAASVYGTGETYWRSVGHLQRGAPELRMVRERCEETVRAALGEAGYAAAYARGAAADASTALARALLPGQRGPH, from the coding sequence ATGAAGGGCAACGTTCCGCAGGAGACAACGAGTTTCGTCGGCCGGGCGCCGGAACTCGCGCGACTGGACGCGGCGTTGGCGCGCCACCGGCTGGTCACGCTGACCGGGCCGGGCGGAGTCGGCAAGACCAGGCTGGCCCAGCGGGTGGCGTCGGGCGCGACCGCCGGGCAGCGGCCCGGCCGAATCGGTTCTGCCGAGTCCGGGGCCGAGTCCGGGGCGGGCGCCGGGCCCGAGGCCGCGACCGGGACCCATGCCGGAACCACTGCCGGGGACGACCCTGCGGCGGAGGCGGAGGCTGACACAGCCGCGGAAGCCCGCGCCGGCGGCAGCGTCGCGGTGCAGGGGGACATCCGCTTCCCCGACGGCACCTGGTGGGCCGACCTCGCCACGCTCGACGGCCCCGGCCTCCTCCTGGAGACCGTGAGCGACGCCCTCGACCTCGCCGACCACTCCCCGCGGATGCCGGTCGAGGCCCTGTGCGAATGGCTCGCGGACAAACGGCTGCTGCTCGTACTGGACTCCTGCGAGCACCTGGTGGACGCGTGCGCGCACCTCGTGGGGGAGTTGCTCACCGCGGCCCCCGGCCTGACCGTACTGGCCACCAGCCGCCGCCCGCTGTCCTCCCGGGTGGAGGAGATCCAGGAGGTGAGCCCACTGCCGGCCGGCGGCCCGGAGGCACTGGACCTGTTCACCGAGCGGGTCACCGGCCGGCTGGGCCCCGGCCCGCTGGCCGAGCCCGGCGCCCCCGAGGCCGCCGACTCCATCTGCCGCCGCCTGGAAGGCATTCCGCTGGCGATCGAGCTGGCCGCGGCCCAGGTCGGACCGGCCCCCGTCACCGAGATCGCCGCCAGGCTCGGCTCCCGTTTCGACGTCCTCGCCCGCTCCGGCTTCGTCTGGCCCCGCCGCCACCAGACGCTGCGGACCGCCATCGGCTGGAGCCACGAACTGTGCGCCCCCCTGGAACGGCTGCTCTGGGCCCGGCTCACCGTCTTCCGCGGCGCCTTCGACCTCGACGCCGCCCGGGCGGTCGCCGCCGGCGGGCCGCTGTCCTCCGGACAGGTGGCCCCCACCCTGCGACGACTGGTCGACCAGAGCGTGGTCCGCAGGATCAGCACCGACGACGGCGACCGCTACCGCATGCTCGACACCCTGCGCGAGTACGGCCACGAGTGGCTCTGCGAACTCGGCGAGGTCGCCGCCACCGCGGAACGGCACGCCGAGCACTTCACCGGCCTGGCCCGCCGCGCCGACGCCGGCTGGCCGGGCCCGGACCAGATCCCGGGCTACCGGATGATCGAGGACACCCACACCGATCTGCGGACCGCCCTCGACCACTGGCTCGCCCACGACCCCGCCAAGGCCGCGGAACTCGCCGGACTGCTCGTCTACTTCTGGACCTGCTGCGGCCACCTCAAGGAAGCCCGCAGCTACCTCGAACGCGCGCTCGCTGTGCACACCGTCCCCGGCCCGGCCAGGACCCAGGCCGTCATCGGCTTCGGCGTGACCGTCGCCCTGCAAGGGGACTACGACCTCGCCGCCACGGTCAGCGCCGAGGCACAGGCCGCGGCCGAGGCGGACGGCGCCGAGGAGGGGCTGCTCGGCGCGGCGGCCCTCGGCGGACTGCTGGCCATGCTGACGGGACAGCCGCAGAAGGCCATCGACACCGTACGGGCCGCCCTGAGCGCCGCCCCCGGCTCCGCCTTCGGCTCACCCGACCGGCTGCGCTGCAACCTGGTCGAGGTGCTCTCGCTCACCGCGCTGGGCTCCTTCGCCGAAGGCCGGGCGCGGGCGCTCGAACTGCGGGAGCACTGCGTACGGGCCGGCGAGGTGTGGACCCGCTCCTATCTGGACTACCAGCTCTCCGTGGTGGCTCTCTTCTCCGCCGCGCCCGCCGACGCGGCGGCGTACGCCCGCACCATGCTGGAGAGCAAACGTCTCCTCGGCGACGCTTTCGGGATCGCGCTCGGCCTGGATCTGCTGGCCGCCGCCCTGGCCGCCGACGGGCAGGCGGAACAGGCCGCGTCCGTCTACGGCACGGGGGAGACGTACTGGCGCAGCGTCGGCCATCTCCAGCGCGGCGCGCCGGAACTGCGTATGGTGCGCGAGCGGTGCGAGGAGACCGTCCGCGCCGCTCTCGGCGAGGCCGGCTACGCGGCTGCCTACGCCCGGGGCGCCGCCGCCGACGCCTCGACCGCTCTCGCCCGGGCGCTGCTGCCGGGGCAACGGGGCCCGCACTGA
- a CDS encoding RNA-binding S4 domain-containing protein — protein sequence MAGEETGPEVRHETPEGGRPPRGAGQIYATGGSVRVDSWIWCVRLTKTRSAAATACRAGHVKVNGDRVKPAQAVRVGDEVRLVHAGRERVVVVSKLLNKRVGAPVAVESYVDNSPPPPPREDVLALGVRDRGAGRPTKRDRRAMERLRILGPRPPAGD from the coding sequence ATGGCGGGAGAGGAAACGGGACCGGAAGTCCGGCACGAGACCCCGGAGGGTGGGCGGCCCCCGCGGGGCGCCGGCCAGATCTACGCGACCGGCGGCAGCGTGCGGGTGGACAGCTGGATCTGGTGCGTGCGGCTGACCAAGACCAGGTCGGCGGCGGCCACCGCCTGCCGGGCGGGCCACGTCAAGGTCAACGGTGACCGGGTCAAGCCCGCCCAGGCGGTCCGGGTCGGCGACGAGGTGCGCCTGGTGCACGCCGGCCGCGAACGCGTGGTCGTCGTCTCCAAGCTGCTCAACAAGCGGGTCGGCGCCCCCGTCGCCGTCGAGTCCTACGTCGACAACAGCCCGCCGCCGCCCCCGCGCGAGGACGTCCTGGCCCTCGGCGTACGCGACCGCGGCGCCGGCCGGCCCACCAAGCGGGACCGGCGGGCGATGGAACGGCTCCGCATCCTCGGCCCGCGCCCGCCGGCCGGCGACTGA
- a CDS encoding ABC transporter substrate-binding protein, translating to MSDVESSGSSTETGLSPTRRNLLRGVAAGAGLAVVSGGLLTACGGSDDKKDSSSTSSGGTGKVAGATVTFGSNYSDPAVKSAFAALTTAATASTKAQVKINTVDHNTFQQNITSYLQGTPDDLFTWFAGYRMQYFAAQGLAQPIDDVWEKIGGNFSAAAKKLSTGIDGHQYLVPIYNYPWVVFYNKSQFASKGYAVPTTWDEYVALAKKMKADGIIPIAFADKDGWPALGTFDILNMRINGYDYHAKLMKHEVPWTDQGVHTVFQHWAEIMPYMQSGANGRIWQDSAKALEEKKAGMMFQGTNQVAAQYVTDKADLDDLDFFTFPAINPQWGQDYMDAPTDGFMLSKKAKNVDAAKAILEYIGTGPAEAEYLKTDQWDVGLVNGLQVPTYNAIQKKSVQEIAKCKAVAQFMDRDADPAMADAMIAIIQKFIDDPSTGNIAALQKSAESQAKAIYS from the coding sequence ATGTCGGACGTCGAGTCGTCGGGCAGCAGCACGGAAACGGGCCTGTCCCCGACGCGCAGGAATCTGCTCAGGGGTGTGGCCGCCGGCGCGGGACTGGCCGTCGTCTCCGGAGGTCTGCTCACCGCCTGCGGCGGTTCGGATGACAAGAAGGACTCATCGAGCACGTCGAGCGGTGGAACGGGCAAGGTCGCCGGCGCCACGGTGACGTTCGGGTCCAACTACTCCGACCCCGCGGTCAAGTCCGCCTTCGCCGCCCTGACCACCGCAGCGACCGCGTCGACCAAGGCGCAGGTGAAGATCAACACGGTCGACCACAACACGTTCCAGCAGAACATCACCAGCTACCTGCAGGGGACGCCGGACGACCTGTTCACCTGGTTCGCCGGCTACCGCATGCAGTACTTCGCCGCGCAGGGCCTGGCCCAGCCGATCGACGACGTGTGGGAGAAGATCGGCGGCAACTTCAGCGCGGCCGCCAAGAAGCTGTCCACCGGCATCGACGGCCACCAGTACCTGGTGCCGATCTACAACTACCCGTGGGTCGTCTTCTACAACAAGAGCCAGTTCGCCTCGAAGGGCTACGCCGTCCCCACCACCTGGGACGAGTACGTGGCGCTGGCGAAGAAGATGAAGGCCGACGGCATCATCCCGATCGCCTTCGCCGACAAGGACGGCTGGCCCGCGCTGGGCACCTTCGACATCCTCAACATGCGCATCAACGGGTACGACTACCACGCCAAGTTGATGAAGCACGAGGTGCCGTGGACCGACCAGGGCGTGCACACCGTCTTCCAGCACTGGGCCGAGATCATGCCCTACATGCAGAGCGGCGCGAACGGCCGTATCTGGCAGGACTCCGCCAAGGCCCTGGAGGAGAAGAAGGCGGGCATGATGTTCCAGGGCACCAACCAGGTGGCCGCCCAGTACGTCACCGACAAGGCGGACCTGGACGACCTGGACTTCTTCACCTTCCCCGCGATCAACCCGCAGTGGGGACAGGACTACATGGACGCCCCCACCGACGGCTTCATGCTCAGCAAGAAGGCGAAGAACGTGGACGCCGCCAAGGCGATCCTGGAGTACATAGGCACCGGCCCGGCCGAGGCCGAGTACCTCAAGACCGACCAGTGGGACGTCGGCCTGGTCAACGGCCTGCAGGTGCCGACGTACAACGCCATCCAGAAGAAGTCGGTGCAGGAGATCGCCAAGTGCAAGGCGGTGGCCCAGTTCATGGACCGCGACGCCGACCCGGCGATGGCCGACGCGATGATCGCGATCATCCAGAAGTTCATCGACGACCCGAGCACCGGCAACATCGCGGCTCTGCAGAAGAGCGCGGAGTCCCAGGCGAAGGCGATCTATTCCTGA
- a CDS encoding phosphotransferase family protein, protein MSGPEVEPVARLLARAGVAPARIAELRPLAGGTYNRLYAVELTDGARVVLKVPPPATVPRLVYEAGLLYGEAQFYAAAQEAAVAAPRVLHSEPDEAGPHPPFLLMTHLPGVPWHGIAGALSGAERDRLRSELGTLVARLHAVKGPGFGYPAQSTGPLADRWAPAFAAMTGAVLDDAERYRPWLPREVPELRAALAAAAPALDEVTVPALVHFDLWPGNVLLDGPAGGRVISGLIDGERMFWGDPLADFASMSLFADAAESDAAFLAGYGAGGGRTGFDDAALRRIALYRCYLYLIMLVEVVPRGYGGEHLTWVREFVGPRLETALDALC, encoded by the coding sequence GTGAGCGGGCCTGAAGTGGAGCCGGTGGCCCGGCTGTTGGCGCGGGCCGGGGTGGCCCCGGCGCGGATCGCGGAACTGCGGCCACTGGCCGGCGGCACCTACAACAGGCTGTACGCGGTGGAACTCACCGACGGCGCCCGGGTGGTGCTGAAGGTCCCGCCGCCGGCGACGGTACCGCGACTGGTCTACGAGGCCGGACTGCTGTACGGCGAGGCGCAGTTCTACGCGGCGGCCCAAGAGGCGGCGGTGGCTGCGCCGCGGGTGCTCCACAGCGAACCCGACGAGGCCGGCCCGCACCCTCCCTTCCTGCTGATGACGCACCTGCCCGGCGTGCCCTGGCACGGCATCGCCGGTGCGCTGAGCGGCGCGGAACGCGACCGGCTGCGGTCCGAACTGGGCACGCTGGTGGCCCGGCTGCACGCCGTCAAGGGCCCCGGCTTCGGCTACCCGGCGCAGAGCACCGGCCCGCTCGCCGACCGCTGGGCGCCCGCCTTCGCGGCGATGACCGGCGCTGTTCTGGACGACGCGGAGAGGTACCGGCCCTGGCTGCCGCGGGAAGTGCCGGAACTGCGGGCCGCGTTGGCCGCCGCCGCGCCGGCACTCGACGAGGTGACGGTGCCCGCGCTGGTGCACTTCGACCTGTGGCCGGGCAACGTACTGCTCGACGGGCCGGCCGGCGGGCGGGTGATCAGCGGACTGATCGACGGGGAGCGGATGTTCTGGGGCGATCCGCTGGCCGACTTCGCCTCGATGTCGCTCTTCGCCGACGCCGCCGAGAGCGACGCCGCCTTCCTGGCCGGTTACGGCGCGGGCGGGGGGCGTACCGGCTTCGACGACGCGGCCCTGCGGCGGATCGCGCTCTACCGCTGCTACCTGTATCTGATCATGCTGGTGGAGGTGGTACCCCGCGGCTACGGCGGGGAACACCTCACCTGGGTGCGGGAGTTCGTGGGGCCGCGGCTGGAAACCGCGCTGGACGCGCTCTGTTGA
- a CDS encoding carbohydrate ABC transporter permease, translated as MSAETLPRLQAATPAGGGPGRRRRPLGQAASQLFLIVSCVLWVLPILFALYVAVRPYSETRKYGYVSMPHSFTFKNFSDAWSQSDMLHFFWNSVLITVPSVIIVLALASGVAFVLTRVNVKINIALLIVFTAGNLLPQQVIITPLFRIYLKIPLPHFLAGSGLMYNSIFGLVVINVAFQLGFCVFVLSNYMKSIPGEMYEAALVDGAGLWTRFWRLTVPLCRPALAALATLLTTWIYNDFFWAITLMSSGDKRPVTSALANLQGQFVSNQNMIAAAAMIAAIPTLVVYVLLQKQFIAGLSLGSSKG; from the coding sequence GTGAGCGCCGAGACCCTTCCCCGGCTGCAGGCCGCGACGCCCGCCGGCGGCGGCCCCGGGCGGCGGCGCCGGCCGCTGGGCCAGGCCGCCTCGCAGCTGTTCCTGATCGTCTCCTGCGTGCTGTGGGTCCTGCCGATCCTCTTCGCGCTGTACGTGGCGGTACGGCCGTACTCCGAGACCCGCAAGTACGGCTACGTCTCGATGCCGCACAGCTTCACGTTCAAGAATTTCAGTGACGCCTGGTCCCAGTCGGACATGCTCCACTTCTTCTGGAACTCGGTGCTGATCACCGTGCCGTCGGTGATCATCGTGCTGGCCCTGGCGTCCGGAGTGGCGTTCGTCCTCACCCGGGTCAACGTCAAGATCAATATCGCGCTGCTGATCGTCTTCACGGCCGGCAACCTGCTGCCGCAGCAGGTCATCATCACCCCGCTCTTCCGGATCTACCTGAAGATCCCGCTGCCGCACTTCCTGGCGGGCAGCGGCCTGATGTACAACTCGATCTTCGGCCTGGTCGTCATCAACGTGGCCTTCCAGCTGGGTTTCTGCGTCTTCGTGCTGAGCAACTACATGAAGTCGATCCCCGGTGAGATGTACGAGGCCGCGCTGGTCGACGGCGCGGGACTGTGGACCCGGTTCTGGCGGCTCACGGTGCCGCTGTGCCGGCCGGCGCTGGCGGCGCTGGCGACCCTGCTCACCACCTGGATCTACAACGACTTCTTCTGGGCGATCACCCTGATGTCGTCGGGTGACAAGCGGCCGGTCACCTCCGCACTGGCCAATCTCCAGGGGCAGTTCGTCAGCAACCAGAACATGATCGCGGCCGCAGCGATGATCGCGGCGATCC
- a CDS encoding carbohydrate ABC transporter permease: MSSASQVRNPAAATTTGPQKEGPVRRRRRGVRTLSTRDRVVVALLLGIPLLLDLAFVWFPAIGTLLLSFTKWNGVGSLHPTTTCKPNLPSILNNGCVYGIQNYHQAVTISPEFWPAVRHNLIWLAVFVLIATPLGMLFAVVIDRGIKGSRMYQSILFLPVMLSLALIGIIWEFVYSQDYGLINTVIGRNHNGNSIDWLGNPHLNLWAVLLEATWRQAGYVMVLYLAGLKAVDPTLREAALVDGANAWQTFWRVIFPVMRPINIVIMVVTVIESLRAFDLVYITNKGINGLELLSVLVTSNIVGETQRVGFGSALGVVLLLISLVPISIFLYQTFRREESQ; encoded by the coding sequence ATGAGTTCCGCCTCCCAGGTGCGTAACCCGGCGGCGGCGACGACGACCGGACCCCAGAAGGAGGGTCCGGTCCGACGCCGCCGCCGGGGCGTGCGCACGTTGAGCACCCGCGACCGCGTCGTGGTGGCCCTGCTGCTCGGCATACCGCTGCTGCTGGACCTGGCGTTCGTCTGGTTCCCTGCCATCGGTACGCTGCTGCTGTCGTTCACCAAGTGGAACGGCGTCGGCAGCCTGCACCCCACCACGACCTGCAAGCCGAACCTGCCGTCGATCCTCAACAACGGCTGTGTGTACGGCATCCAGAACTACCACCAGGCCGTCACGATCTCCCCGGAGTTCTGGCCGGCCGTGCGGCACAACCTGATCTGGCTGGCCGTGTTCGTGTTGATCGCGACACCGCTCGGCATGCTCTTCGCGGTTGTCATCGACCGCGGCATCAAGGGCAGCCGGATGTACCAGAGCATCCTGTTCCTGCCGGTGATGCTCTCGCTGGCGCTGATCGGCATCATCTGGGAGTTCGTCTACTCGCAGGACTACGGCCTGATCAACACCGTCATCGGCCGTAATCACAACGGCAATTCCATCGACTGGCTGGGCAATCCGCATCTCAACTTGTGGGCGGTGCTGCTGGAGGCGACCTGGCGGCAGGCCGGTTATGTGATGGTGCTGTATCTCGCCGGTCTGAAGGCGGTCGACCCGACGCTGCGCGAGGCCGCGCTGGTCGACGGGGCCAACGCCTGGCAGACCTTCTGGCGGGTGATCTTCCCGGTCATGCGGCCGATCAACATCGTCATCATGGTCGTCACCGTCATCGAGTCGCTGCGCGCCTTCGACCTGGTGTACATCACCAACAAGGGCATCAACGGCCTCGAACTGCTGTCGGTGCTGGTGACCTCGAACATCGTCGGTGAGACGCAGCGGGTCGGCTTCGGCTCGGCGCTCGGCGTCGTCCTGCTGCTGATCTCCCTGGTGCCCATCTCGATCTTCCTTTACCAGACCTTCCGGCGAGAGGAATCGCAGTGA
- a CDS encoding MarR family winged helix-turn-helix transcriptional regulator, with translation MDPLAAPPTLIGLTTYLLSKTGKAARSALAAELARRGLRLWHMAILAALADFGPHAQRELADRLAIDPSDLVKVIDELATPGYVERTRDPADRRRVRIVLTPAGRAALADLHDRAATVQDVVLAPLSAAERATLQALLLRVHAGMEETARQAAAGSPPS, from the coding sequence ATGGACCCGCTGGCCGCACCCCCCACGCTGATCGGCCTCACCACCTATCTGCTGTCGAAGACCGGCAAGGCCGCCCGCTCCGCGCTCGCCGCCGAACTCGCCCGCCGCGGCCTGCGGTTGTGGCACATGGCGATCCTCGCCGCGCTCGCCGACTTCGGCCCGCACGCCCAGCGCGAACTCGCCGACCGGCTCGCCATCGACCCCAGCGACCTGGTCAAGGTGATCGACGAACTGGCCACGCCCGGCTATGTCGAGCGCACCCGCGACCCCGCCGACCGCCGGCGGGTGCGGATCGTCCTCACCCCGGCGGGCCGCGCCGCGCTCGCCGATCTCCACGACCGCGCCGCGACCGTGCAGGACGTGGTCCTCGCGCCGCTCTCCGCCGCGGAACGGGCCACCCTGCAGGCCCTCTTGCTGCGGGTCCACGCCGGGATGGAGGAAACCGCCCGCCAGGCGGCGGCCGGATCCCCGCCTTCGTAG